The DNA region CATGTGTGAATATtgaataaacataattaaacaataaatatgtatatacttaATATCGAATGCATTgcactatatgttattttgataaattaatacaATACATGGCACTAAGTGAATACAATATGCATGCTACATTTATACATTTTACTGAACGTCTCTATAAAGAATTCTTTATAcatcttaaaaatatattagttaGTTACATGTTCATTAATATAAATTGTATTAAGAATCGCTAGTATAAATAACTTGATTTGAATGTTCCATTGttagttttataaaaattatttattattaaaaacatGACTCACGTAATTAATTCTAACCTATTACATTAATTCATTTGGCCAGACTCTTTAAATAATAGTACTTATcgtttttcaatctttttattaaattgtatgatttgtatttttttctgaaattaattgctgaaattttgaatgtaaatgtttttttttcatttatttaacaaaaaaaaatttctttttattatcttttaatattttcaaattttaaaaatattattattttaataaagagTTTGAATGTCACATtcttatttacctaatttaacatagcatttaaatatgttaataacTTATACCCATtgtaaacttataattatttcctaaattaatttttcatataatCTATAAGAAACAATAAGATTATTCCATTTGTCAAAGCTCTAATAGTGAGACACTTGGAAATTTCCAattcttttatcatttttcaatcttttttattaaattatgtatgaTTTgtatttctttcaaaaattaaatgttaaaattttgaatgtgaatattgttttcatttatttaaaaatgaaattctttttattgtcttttaatatttttcaaattttaaaaataataatattttaatcaaGTGTTTGAATATCACATCACACTATTATCTAcctaatttaacatattttttttaaatatgttaataaattaaacccattgtaaacttataattatttaaattattaatatgtcCTAAATTAATTTGTCATGTAATCAATAAGAAACCAATAAGATTAATCCATTTGTCAAAGCTCTAATAGCACGACACTTAAAATTTTCCAACTCTTTTATAACattgtattatataatttaacataacttttttaaatatgttaataattgATACCCAATGTAAACTTatacttatttaattattatcatttcCTAAATTAATTTATCATGTAATCAACAAGAAACCAATATGATTATTCCATTTTTCAAAGCTCTAATAGCATGACACTTGGAATTTTCCAACTCTTTTATAACATTGTGTGATTatcaaatagaatttatgaattttagtgtcaaattttACTTATGATTTCTTATCGATCTATATGAAATAATAAATATCATGTAGGATGTTGATAAAtttgtctcaatatatatttttttaaataccaacttttatgatttttaaaaactcacaattaaaattatttactttaaaatttacattcacTACTACAAATCGTCACTTCTGCCACTAATTATCCCACAGAATTCAAAATCTGCGACAAGTTTTGATcttgccatgggaaaaataggtTTCAAGACAATATCACAATCATACCAAATTTTTTGCCACGGGTAAATATATATTGTGGCAAAGATGCACTTGTGCCAAAAATTATGCCAGAGGTAAATATATACCGTGGCAAATAAACACTTGTGCCACGGGTAAATTAATATCGTGGCAAAAAAGCACTTGCACCACAAATCATGCCACGAGAAAgttttttgtggcaaacaaaaacTTGTATCAAAATTTATGTCACAGGTAAATATTTatcatgacaaaaaaatttgtgCCACCAATTATGTCACAGGTAAATATTTATCGTGGCAAATAAAGACTTATAGGTCACGGGTAAATAACTTTTGTGGGAttgtgttataaattatgatacCTAAATTTGAAATTTAGCACATGTTTTGATCTTGCCACggaaaaagtatattttaagagaaaattaaaaaactaaaaaaagtttatcaataatttaaattcaaaatcttcATCCAACTTAATTAGTTCTacatttattagaaaataagtaattattttccctttttttttgatttaatataagaaaaaaaattctttaaacaATGATTCAATTCAACATACGAGtaatattattctaatatacgactaattttgttgcatttacggcccgtttggttgatggtaatgaagtaatgcgaatgaaatgttgtaatggcaatagtaatgaaggaatgaatatgagaattggtaatgaagattcttttgtttggtgtgcatgactaaagaatggtaatggaagataatattccattgattgcatttggttgttagtaataaaaaatggtaatgactctttgttttattattgtatatttgtatctaaaagcattattgtatctaaattattctatctactgatggtttttttaataataatatttttttagataattacatacattacttttttttcttcattatttttttttcttcagctcgaaacaacattaccttattttattaccacagtaatacttcattaccattacagcctaatactaggttgtttgatggtaataaaaatggtcctttttggtaatttcattaccttattttattaccatccattaccattgaaggcatccaaacaaccaaattttttattacttaatttttattaccattaccgccctctaataccatgtaccaaacgggccgttaggaATATTAGTTgaccaaatttatttttagtaattttgcTACTAATTTTGTTCAAcgaattataattttctttaacttacttttaataattttgttcagctagttaataataataataataataataataataataataataataataataataataattctctaataataataataataataataataaatcaatctTCTAGAAGTGTTACTAtgctaatacgactaattatatactaatactactaaTATACACTAATGCGACTAATAGTATACTTATATGACTAATAAATACTAATAGTGCACCAATAcgatattaaaataatacaactaataatacactaataagattattaatatactaatattaaaataatacaactataatacactaatacaactaattatatgctaataatacactaatacgagtaataatatactaatgcaactaataatacaataatacgagtaataatatgtTAATTCTACATTAATTCGACTAATTATATTCTAAtataactaatattatactaatgatacaCTACTATTATTaacatactaatactacactaagacGACTAATTACGGTGTACTacatttgatgatgatgataataataataataataataataataataataataataataataataataataataatacagtAAGTGGTAGGAGTGTTATGTTATAAGTATATTAACGTTACTTAAATCATCACTAAATAACTGATGACCTAGTGGTGGAAGTGTTAGTATACCAACCTGAAGTTCTTGTGTTCAAATCCTACTTAAGGCATTTGTGTGGAAGGAATGTTATTGATTGTTAACATTAAATCTATACTATTACTGTTTCCCTGTTTACGAGTCTAATTGTAtaaataatttacaataatttaCGTGTTGTGCATGTGTTAGATGAATATAATTTACAATGAGTCATTATATGTGGCATAATTAGCCTCGGGTTATACTTGTGGCAAAAGAATATAATTAGCCATGGGATCTACCGTGACAAAAAATAGAGTTTATGCCACACATTATTTTTCCATGGCAACAATCTAGACACGATCACTTGTGCCACAATAGTCTCTAACTTAAATTCTCATGGCTGGACATCATAGCCATGGGAAATTCTTACTTGTGCCACGACTGTTAGTGTGACACAAGTGAAGATTTCTATTATTGATTGAAATCTGCGCAAAAAATAAATcggaagaacaaataaaaacataaaaagtacAATACCTGATAAAATTATCTATACACATTTTTGGAAGAGATACTATTTTCTATTCATCTCTTTATCTATCTATTTATACTTCTTTAACAACTATATTTTATACTAATATAAAAATTCGTGCAATGCACAAAAAAattagtatgaaatatataaaaatataattttagaaaataatacaaatatatattattgtgattaaatttatcgaataataacttttttaaagcaaaatttaaatgctaattaattttttttaattgaatacatcactttttcatttaattaaatatatcaaattctaaattaggtatATAGAAttgcaataataattatataaatacttaaCCTAATTTagcttcaatttaaaaaaaaaatcagattcaaaATTAGGTGAATATTAtcatgtaatcaactatcatcTACTAAAATAACTACATTTGTTAAGGCTCTTCTAAGAatgacatttgttattttccatcatttttattagtatgtatgattaaatttatcgaataatgacttttaaagcaaaaattaaatactaatttttaaaattttttttattgaatacatcacttttttcatttaattaaatatatcaaattctaaattaggtatatagaattacaataataattttataaatacttaACCTAATTTagcttcaatttaaaaaaaaatctaattctaatttaggtaaatattattatgtaattaattatcatccactaaaataattacatttgtTAAGGCTATCCTAAGAatgacatttgttattttctaacatttttattagtatgtatatATTACTGATATGTGTATTTTGTGTTTTGGTCCATGGGCTGGCCCTCTTGTTTTGGCCCATACTCTTTTCCCTCTTCTTTTCCTCTCCTGTATATATATGCTTGTATGCCTCCTATTTCAgataagaatttttaatcaatcaaataaaaaaggaagaATTCAATCCTGTAGCTTTGCTCTTCTTCTTCCCATCTTCAAGAACCATTTCTCAGAAATCTGAGAAAtgttacatggtatcagagcggatTGAGATCTGCTCCTACAAATCTTCCgcgttttttttcttttctacaATCATTGAAATTGTATCTCAATTCTGAAATTTCTTCAATATCGATTTCCCAAAATTCCGATCAAAAGATTTCATCTCATAATTCTTGAATCACCTTCTTCTTCCTTGTCTTTCTTGATCTCAAAATGCTTGAATCGAATTATACTTCACAAAATCCAATTGCTGATCCAAATTCTATATACTACATTCACCCAAATGAAAACCCTACTGTTTCTTTGGTTTCAGAGAAATTCAATGGTGATAATTACGCTGATTGGAAGAGAGCTATGGTTTTAGCTttgtcaatgaagaacaaaattgCTTTTATTGATGGAAGCATGATTAAGCCTGAACCCAATGATCCTCTCTTCAAAGGTTGGGAAAGATGCAACAACATGATAATTTCATATCTACTCAGATCTGTGGACAATACTATAGCAAAGAGCGTTTTATATTTCTCCACTGCTTACGAGAtctggaaagatcttgaagatcGATATTCAGTAATATCAGGACCACAACTATTTTCTTTACAACAAAATTTAAGCAAGATTAATCAAGACGATAGTCCTATTGCagtattttttacaaaaatcaaaGGTATTTGGGACCAAATCAGTGCGGCAAACCCTACTCCAATCTGCACATGCAATGGCTGTTCATGCAATTTCTTAAagaaatttatcaaaaatcagCAAGATGAAAGATTAGTACAATTTCTCATGAAATTGGACAACAAACACAATGCTGTTAGAACAAATATTCTAATGATGAATCCTCTTCCTAATATTTCTGTTGCCTACAACTTACTCATACAAGATGAGAGACAACAAGAAATAGCAGATGTGCTCAACAAACATTCCACCATGGCATTCACTGCAAGTGATGGAGTTAGAGGTGGGATAAACAGACCTACAACCCTTAAGAAGAACAACCTGTACTGTGAGTATTGCAAAATGACAAACCATACCATACATAAGTGTTACAAGCTAAAAGGTTATCCCAAGAATGAGAAGAACAACAAGGGAATAAAAGGAAGAAGAGTGGCAGCCATGACTTGTGAAGAAGAATCAGATGATGAACCAGATCCAGAAACTGATTTATGCAAACAATTAGTAAACCTGATTAAAGAAAGCAAAAAATGCAATGACATTCAAGCCATAGAAAAGGCCAACACAGCAGGTAAAAGTCCTTGTTCAATAACTTGTCTGAATTCAAAGTGGATAATAGATAGTGGAGCCACTGATCATATTTGTTCTAATTTAGAATTATTTGATAAttacaatgtttttgacaaatCACCTAACAAAATCACAGTGGCTGATGGAAagaaactaaaaatagaaaatattggaaCTATAACATTTGAAAATGGTATTATTCTGAAAAATGTGCTTCATGTTCCAAAACTTCAGTTCAATTTAATTTCAACACACAAATTATGTAAGGACATGGATTGTAATATAGTCTTTACACATGACAAGTGCATGATCCAGGATCATTCACAGAGAAGTACACTGGTTCTTGGTAATCTGGAGTCCGGACTTTATGCAGTTAAAATTGATGATGGTAAAACAAGAAGCTCTGTCAACATTGCTGCTACAGAAGAGCTGAAGTTGATGCACTTAAGGATGGGCCATATACCATTCAATAGGCTACAGCTTGTTAATGATAACTTAGCAAATAGGAATGGTCTTGACTGTATTTGCCAAATTTGCCCTAGAGCAAAACAAACTAGAAATTCTTTTCCAAAAACAGGAAGTAGAAGCAAAAATTGTTTTGATTTGTTGCATATAGATGTTTGGGGCCCTTACAAAATTAGAACTCATAATGACTGTAAATACTTCTTGaccattgttgatgacttttcAAGGCATACATGGACTTtcatgatgaaaaataaaaatgattctgTTGATATTCTTGATTTTGTTATTACATTCATACATAATCAGTTTGATGTTGTTGTCAGAGCAGTTAGAAGTGATAATGCCAAAGAGCTTTGTGAaggtaaaattttaaatatatatgaaaaatttgGAATCTTGCATCAAAGAAGCTGCATTGACACTCCACAGCAGAATGGAGTTGTAGAAAGAAAGCACAGGCATCTTCTTGAAACAGCAAGGGCACTTTACTTTCAGTCCAAGGTTCCATTGAAATACTGGGGAGAATGTCTTCTCACTGCCACTCACTTGATAAATAGAATGCCCTTGAGCTGCATAGACGACAAGACACCTTATGAAAAATTGTATGGAAGAAGACCTAACATTGATCACTTAAGAGTTTTTGGCTGCTTAGTTTATGCATCAAGTCTAAAGGCAAATAGATCTAAATTTGACTCAAGAGCCACCCCTTGCATCATGATGGGGTATGAGATAGGTCAGAAAGGCTACAAACTCTTGAATTTAGAAACAAACAAACTGTTTGTCTCAAGGGATGTAACATTCCATGAAAAGCACCTACCATTTCATCTCTCTGACTCACCCCAATCCTCTCTGAACCCAATCTTTCTTCCCAGCCATACACCTTTCAACTTACCAGATGATCAGCCATTACCTGAT from Amaranthus tricolor cultivar Red isolate AtriRed21 chromosome 3, ASM2621246v1, whole genome shotgun sequence includes:
- the LOC130809305 gene encoding uncharacterized protein LOC130809305 isoform X1 — protein: MLESNYTSQNPIADPNSIYYIHPNENPTVSLVSEKFNGDNYADWKRAMVLALSMKNKIAFIDGSMIKPEPNDPLFKGWERCNNMIISYLLRSVDNTIAKSVLYFSTAYEIWKDLEDRYSVISGPQLFSLQQNLSKINQDDSPIAVFFTKIKGIWDQISAANPTPICTCNGCSCNFLKKFIKNQQDERLVQFLMKLDNKHNAVRTNILMMNPLPNISVAYNLLIQDERQQEIADVLNKHSTMAFTASDGVRGGINRPTTLKKNNLYCEYCKMTNHTIHKCYKLKGYPKNEKNNKGIKGRRVAAMTCEEESDDEPDPETDLCKQLVNLIKESKKCNDIQAIEKANTAVHDPGSFTEKYTGSW
- the LOC130809305 gene encoding uncharacterized protein LOC130809305 isoform X2 produces the protein MLESNYTSQNPIADPNSIYYIHPNENPTVSLVSEKFNGDNYADWKRAMVLALSMKNKIAFIDGSMIKPEPNDPLFKGWERCNNMIISYLLRSVDNTIAKSVLYFSTAYEIWKDLEDRYSVISGPQLFSLQQNLSKINQDDSPIAVFFTKIKGIWDQISAANPTPICTCNGCSCNFLKKFIKNQQDERLVQFLMKLDNKHNAVRTNILMMNPLPNISVAYNLLIQDERQQEIADVLNKHSTMAFTASDGVRGGINRPTTLKKNNLYCEYCKMTNHTIHKCYKLKGYPKNEKNNKGIKGRRVAAMTCEEESDDEPDPETDLCKQLVNLIKESKKCNDIQAIEKANTAGSFTEKYTGSW